A region of the Cloacibacillus sp. genome:
GCGCGAAGGCGGCCGTACAGTCGGCGCCGGCGTCGTCACTGAGATCATAGCGTAATAAGATATGCGCGGGGCGGCTCAAAGCGGCCGCCCCTTTCAAATTAATATTTGTCTGGAGTGAATAGAAATGGCTGACATCATCGGTCTTCAGTGCACAGAGTGCAAATGCCGCAACTATGTTACGCTTGTAAACAAGAAAAAGGCGACCAAAAAGCTGGAGAAGAAAAAGTACTGCAAGTTCTGCGATAAGCACACCTTGCATAAAGAATGCAAATAGTGTAAAATAACCTCTGCATGCAGGTCTGTAGCTCGAACTGGTTAGAGCACCGCACTCCAAATGCGGGGGTTGAGGGTTCGAATCCTTCCAGGCCTGCCATTTTTATTCTCTAAAAACGGTCAGGAAAAGCAGCATTGCAACATATACTAAAGTCGATAAATGAGGAGGTCGGGGTTGATGGATAAAGTCCTCGACTACATCCGGGAATCTAGAGCTGAGCTTAAAAAGGTAACATGGCCCACAAAACAGCAGTTATGGTATTCGACCATCATTGTTATCGTCGTGACGGCCGTCGCCTCAGCCTATCTCGGGCTGGTAGATTTGATTCTGACTGGAATATTCTCTAAGATTATCCAGTAGTTGCGTATGTTCGGATATTATTGGATGTATCTCGACTGTAATCTGGAGGTGGAGAGGACGAGAGTCCTCTTTTAAGCATGAGCGAATTATTTGGAAATACACAGGAACGCCGCTGGTACATAGTACAGACCTATTCAGGATATGAGAATAAGGTCAAGGCAAACCTCGATCAGCGTATAGCGACGATGGGCATGGAAGACAGGATTTTCCGTGTCCTTGTTCCCGTTGAAGAAAAGGTAACCATAAAAGAGGGAAAGACCAAACGCGTTAAGAGGAAGGTCTTCCCAAGCTATGTCCTTGTCGAAATGATACTTGAAGATCAGTCCTGGTATGTCGTTCGCCACACTCCCGGAGTAACGGGCTTTGTCGGTTCCGGAAACCACCCCATCCCCCTTTCGCCTAAAGAGGCTGAAGACATCATGCAGAAGCTCGGCAAAGAGGCCAAGCCGAAGGTAGAGGTGGATTTCAAGGTCGGCGATATGATGCAGATGAAGACCGGTCCGTTTGCGGGAAGCAGCGGTCCTGTCGTCGACGTCGACGCGGACAAAGCAAAGATAAAATTCCGGATTACGGCCTTCGGCAGAGAGACAGACGTGGAGGCAGATTACAACGACCTCGAAAAGATATAGAGGGCGCCCCCCGTTACAGCGATCTTCCGCAGCACGCACATTGAAAACCGAATAACAGCCTCACCCCATGGCGGGAGAGGTTTTAACCTAAGGAGGAAACATCACTATGGCTAAGAAGGTAATAGGGGAGCTCAAACTTCAGCTTCCCGCAGGAAAAGCCACACCGGCGCCGCCGGTTGGCCCGGCGCTCGGTCAGCGCGGAATCAACATCATGGAATTCGTCAAGGCGTTCAACGCCAAGACGGCCGACCAGGTCGGCATGATAATTCCGGTTGTCATCACCGTATACGCGGACCGCAGCTTCTCATTCATACTTAAGACCCCGCCCGCAAGCATTCTTATCAAGAAGGCCGCCGGCAAGGAAAAGGGTTCTTCCGTCCCCAACAAGGACAAAGTCGGAAAGCTGACGAAGAAGCAGGTGCAGGACATCGCGG
Encoded here:
- the rplK gene encoding 50S ribosomal protein L11, which gives rise to MAKKVIGELKLQLPAGKATPAPPVGPALGQRGINIMEFVKAFNAKTADQVGMIIPVVITVYADRSFSFILKTPPASILIKKAAGKEKGSSVPNKDKVGKLTKKQVQDIAALKMPDLNANDIEAAMKMIEGTACSMGIEIVR
- the rpmG gene encoding 50S ribosomal protein L33 — translated: MADIIGLQCTECKCRNYVTLVNKKKATKKLEKKKYCKFCDKHTLHKECK
- the nusG gene encoding transcription termination/antitermination protein NusG encodes the protein MSELFGNTQERRWYIVQTYSGYENKVKANLDQRIATMGMEDRIFRVLVPVEEKVTIKEGKTKRVKRKVFPSYVLVEMILEDQSWYVVRHTPGVTGFVGSGNHPIPLSPKEAEDIMQKLGKEAKPKVEVDFKVGDMMQMKTGPFAGSSGPVVDVDADKAKIKFRITAFGRETDVEADYNDLEKI
- the secE gene encoding preprotein translocase subunit SecE; the encoded protein is MDKVLDYIRESRAELKKVTWPTKQQLWYSTIIVIVVTAVASAYLGLVDLILTGIFSKIIQ